The following DNA comes from Picosynechococcus sp. PCC 7003.
TCATTGGTCTCAACATCACCGAGGTAGCGTAACCATACATAGGCATGTAAATCCACATCTCCTTGCTCATAGGCCCGCAACGCATCATCCATACTGCTAAAGTAGCGTCCCGCACCCCGCTGCGCCCCTGGATTTTCCGCCGTCAAATAATAACAACCTAAAACCATATCCTGGGACGGAGCCACAATGGGCTTACCCGTAGCTGGCGAAAGAATATTATGACAAGCCAACATCAACAGACGCGCTTCCGCCTGGGCCTCCAAAGATAAAGGCACGTGCACTGCCATCTGGTCACCGTCAAAGTCAGCGTTAAACGCAGGACAAACCAGCGGGTGCAATTGAATCGCCCGGCCCTCTACGAGAATGGGTTCAAAGGCCTGAATCCCTAATCGGTGTAGCGTTGGTGCCCGGTTAAGTAGCACAGGGTGACCCGTAATCACTTCGGCGAGCACATCCCAAACACTTTCATCACCCCGTTGAATTAGCTTCTTCGCCGCCTTGATATTGCTGACGATGGTGCTCTTAATCAATCGCTGAATGACAAAAGGCTGGAATAGCTCAATGGCCATTTCACGGGGTAGACCACACTGATAAATTTTTAGCTTTGGCCCAACCACGATGACAGAACGACCGGAATAGTCAACCCGTTTCCCAAGAAGGTTTTGACGGAAACGACCTTGCTTCCCTTCAATAATGTCCGACAAAGACTTAAGGGGACGGTTATTGGCACCGACGACTGTCCGACCACGACGGCCATTATCAATTAACGCATCCACCGCCTCTTGTAACATCCGTTTTTCGTTGCGGACGATAATTTCTGGCGCAAGAATTTCCTGTAATCGAGCCAAACGGTTATTTCGGTTAATAACGCGGCGATAGAGATCATTCAAATCAGAGGTGGCAAAACGTCCCCCATCAAGCTGCACCATGGGACGCAGATCCGGTGGAATGACAGGAATGCTGTTTAAAACCATCCATTCAGGACGTGCCCCAGTCGCAATAAAGTTATCAATAACGCGTAAACGTTTAATTAACTTCGCCCGTTTTTGCCCCTTAGAATTGGCAATCCCTTCCCGTAGTTCCTCGGCGATCGCCTCTAACTCGAGCTCTTGTAACAAACGTTCAATGGCCTCGGCTCCAATGCCAACTTCCACATCCTCTAACTGAGAATCTTCACTGTAGAGTTGCTCTTCAATTTCTAACCACTGATCTTCCGTCAACAGTTGCTTGTAGCTGAGGTTAGTCGCATTACCCGGATCAAGGACGACATAGGCGTTGAAATAAACAATTTGTTCCACATCCCGTAGTGCCATGTCCAGCAAAATGCTGAGGTAGCTGGGAATTCCCTTGAGATACCAAACGTGGGTAACTGCCGCCGCGAGTTTAATGTACCCCATGCGATGACGACGTACCCGGGATTCAGTCACCTCTACGCCACAACGTTCACAGACAATACCCCGGTGTCTGACCCGCTTGTATTTACCACAGTGACATTCCCAGTCCTTAGCTGGGCCAAAAATTCGCTCACAAAATAAACCATCCATTTCCGGCTTTAATGTCCGGTAGTTAATGGTTTCTGGTTTCGTGACTTCACCGACGGTTTGACCATTTGGTAAAGTCCGCTCTCCCCACTGGCGGACCCGTTCAGGGGAGGCAATACCAATTTTGACGTAATCGAAATGTTGCTCTTGTTGACTTTTCATGCCCGTAACTGCTCTTTAAAAACGACTCGACGAATACAATTTGGCCTGTGCAAGCTTGAAAACGCGTGGGGCACATTTTGAAAATTCTGGCCCCACTACACTTTTAAGCATGCTTACTCTGCTGCCTCTTCTACTAAATCCTCTTGGTCTTCATTGTTAACTGACTCATAGGTCGGCCGGTTAGGAGCACGACGTTGGTTATCCATCATCAAATCTACTTCCACATCACGACTGGTACCGTCATCGGCTGCTTCCACTTTATGAACAGCAATATCTAGACCCAAGGACTGTAGTTCCCGCATTAGAACTTTGAATGATTCGGGAGTGCCTGGACGAGGAATTGGCTTCCCTTTGACGATTGCATTTAACGCTTCGTTACGTCCTTGCATATCGTCGGATTTCACCGTGAGCAACTCTTGGAGAGTATAGGCGGCTCCGTAGGCTTCGAGCGCCCAAACCTCCATTTCTCCGAATCGTTGACCACCCTGCTGGGCTTTACCACCAAGGGGCTGCTGGGTAACCAGAGAGTACGGCCCCGTAGAACGGGCGTGGATTTTATCGTCAACCAGGTGAACGAGCTTAAGCATGTACGCTTTACCGACGGTCACGGCGCGATCAAAGGATTCTCCAGTCCGGCCATCGTAAACTTGGATTTTACCGGGTTCATCTTCATTGAAAACCCAGTCTTTGTTTGGTTTTTTTGCCGCTTCGCGAATTTTGCCATGTACCGTTTCCCGCGACGCTTCAGCCCCATGCATTTCGTCGAAAGGCATCATCTTAAAGCGGGCATTGAGATGTTCACCGGCCCAGCCTAGAAGACATTCAAAAACTTGACCCACGTTCATCCGGGACGGTACCCCAAGAGGATTGAGCACAATATCGACAGGGGAACCGTCGGGTAAATAGGGCATATCTTCAATCGGGAGAATGCGAGAAATAATCCCCTTATTCCCGTGGCGGCCTGCCATTTTGTCCCCGACCTGGATTTTTCGTTTTTGAGCTACATAGACTCGAACCACCATATTGGCGCCAGGGGGCAATTCATCGCCCTGCTCACGGGTAAAGACGCGGACATCAACAACACGCCCCTTTTCACCGTTGGGAACCCGGAGAGAGTTATCCCGTACATCCCGGGCTTTTTCTCCGAAGATTGCCCGTAGGAGTTTTTCTTCCGGTGGCTGATCAGATTCCCCTTTAGGAGTCACTTTACCCACCAAAATATCACCCGATTCTACCCAAGCACCAATGCGGATAATCCCTTGTTCATCGAGGTGGCGTAGTGCCTCTTCCCCGACGTTGGGAATTTCCCGGGTGATTTCTTCAGGCCCTAGTTTTGTTTGACGGGCTTCAATTTCGAATTTTTCGATGTGAATACTGGTGTACACATCGTCATACACAAGACGCTCACTGATTAAGATTGCGTCCTCATAGTTGTAGCCTTCCCAGGGCATATAGGCGATCGTCACGTTTTGGCCGAGGGCGATTTCCCCCCCTTCGGTGGCAGAACCATCTGCGAGGACTTGGCCAGCGACGACATCTTCGCCAATGTCCACGAGGGGACGTTGATTAAGGCAAGTGTCTTGGTTAGAACGCTGGTATTTTTGCAGGGGATAAACAATTTCGGCTGCATCTTCCGTGCCTTCACCCGTCGGCTGCACGCGGATTACAGTGGCGTCAACAAAGGTGACAACACCGTCGCACCGGGACACAATTACCATCCCGGAGTCGCGGGCTGCTTGGGCTTCCAAGCCAGTACCGACAAGGGGACGCTCAGGGCGTAATAGGGGAACTGCCTGTCGTTGCATGTTAGAGCCCATCAGAGCACGGTTTGCATCATCATGCTCAAGGAAGGGAATCAGTGAGGTTGCAACAGAGACAATCTGTAGGGGGGAAACTGCCACGTAGTCCACCTGTTCGGGGGTTGTGGTCGAGAATTCCCGACGATAGCGGACAGGAACCGTTTCACCGAGAATGTTACCGTCTTCATCCCGCGGTACATCCCCGGGGGCAACCCGTAGATCGTCTTCTTCGCCTGCAGTGAGGTAAACAGAGCCTTGGTCAAAAAGGATTTTACCGTTCTCGACTTTGTAATAGGGCGTTTCAATAAAGCCATATTCGTTGACGCGGGCATAGGTTGCGAGGGAACCAATGAGACCTGCGTTGGGACCTTCTGGAGTTTCGACGGGGCAGATACGACCGTACTGGGTGGGGTGGATATCTCGGACGGCAAAGCCGGCTCGTTCACGGGTTAGACCACCAGGGCCGAGGGCAGATAGACGCCGCTTGTGGGTCAATTCTGCCAGTGGATTGGTTTGATCCATAAACTGAGAAAGCTGGGAGGAACC
Coding sequences within:
- a CDS encoding DNA-directed RNA polymerase subunit gamma; protein product: MKSQQEQHFDYVKIGIASPERVRQWGERTLPNGQTVGEVTKPETINYRTLKPEMDGLFCERIFGPAKDWECHCGKYKRVRHRGIVCERCGVEVTESRVRRHRMGYIKLAAAVTHVWYLKGIPSYLSILLDMALRDVEQIVYFNAYVVLDPGNATNLSYKQLLTEDQWLEIEEQLYSEDSQLEDVEVGIGAEAIERLLQELELEAIAEELREGIANSKGQKRAKLIKRLRVIDNFIATGARPEWMVLNSIPVIPPDLRPMVQLDGGRFATSDLNDLYRRVINRNNRLARLQEILAPEIIVRNEKRMLQEAVDALIDNGRRGRTVVGANNRPLKSLSDIIEGKQGRFRQNLLGKRVDYSGRSVIVVGPKLKIYQCGLPREMAIELFQPFVIQRLIKSTIVSNIKAAKKLIQRGDESVWDVLAEVITGHPVLLNRAPTLHRLGIQAFEPILVEGRAIQLHPLVCPAFNADFDGDQMAVHVPLSLEAQAEARLLMLACHNILSPATGKPIVAPSQDMVLGCYYLTAENPGAQRGAGRYFSSMDDALRAYEQGDVDLHAYVWLRYLGDVETNEADDRVLESETLEDGSILKIYRERKVRETAEGEMISQFIRTTPGRIIYNKTIQDALDLTGRTLPEGLPV
- the rpoB gene encoding DNA-directed RNA polymerase subunit beta, yielding MTHITQSLLPDLIDIQRSSFRWFLEKGLIEELNSFSPITDYTGKLELHFIGEKYRLKEPKYSMSEAKSRDSTYGVQMYVPTRLINKETGEIKEQEVFIGDLPLMTDRGTFIINGAERVIVNQIVRSPGVYYKSEVDKHGRRTYSASLIPNRGAWLKFETDKNNIVWVRIDKTRKLSAQVLLKAMGLSDSEILDALRHADFYQKTLEKEGNPSEEEALLELYRKLRPGEPPTVSGGQQLLESRFFDNKRYDLGKVGRYKINKKLRLNIPDTVRVLTPTDILSAIDYLINLEFDTGNIDDIDHLGNRRVRSVGELLQNQVRVGLNRLERIIRERMTVSEADTLTPASLVNPKPLVAAIKEFFGSSQLSQFMDQTNPLAELTHKRRLSALGPGGLTRERAGFAVRDIHPTQYGRICPVETPEGPNAGLIGSLATYARVNEYGFIETPYYKVENGKILFDQGSVYLTAGEEDDLRVAPGDVPRDEDGNILGETVPVRYRREFSTTTPEQVDYVAVSPLQIVSVATSLIPFLEHDDANRALMGSNMQRQAVPLLRPERPLVGTGLEAQAARDSGMVIVSRCDGVVTFVDATVIRVQPTGEGTEDAAEIVYPLQKYQRSNQDTCLNQRPLVDIGEDVVAGQVLADGSATEGGEIALGQNVTIAYMPWEGYNYEDAILISERLVYDDVYTSIHIEKFEIEARQTKLGPEEITREIPNVGEEALRHLDEQGIIRIGAWVESGDILVGKVTPKGESDQPPEEKLLRAIFGEKARDVRDNSLRVPNGEKGRVVDVRVFTREQGDELPPGANMVVRVYVAQKRKIQVGDKMAGRHGNKGIISRILPIEDMPYLPDGSPVDIVLNPLGVPSRMNVGQVFECLLGWAGEHLNARFKMMPFDEMHGAEASRETVHGKIREAAKKPNKDWVFNEDEPGKIQVYDGRTGESFDRAVTVGKAYMLKLVHLVDDKIHARSTGPYSLVTQQPLGGKAQQGGQRFGEMEVWALEAYGAAYTLQELLTVKSDDMQGRNEALNAIVKGKPIPRPGTPESFKVLMRELQSLGLDIAVHKVEAADDGTSRDVEVDLMMDNQRRAPNRPTYESVNNEDQEDLVEEAAE